GCGCCACATCCCTCCGCCACATGTCCGACGGCACGGCCTCCACACCGCCACATCGGCTCCCCATCAACACCACGGAGAGCACCACCAGCCAGGCCCACCCCAGGAGTCGAGAAGCGCAGCTGGTCTTCACCCGCAACCTCCTCCCGCCCTTCCGAAAAAAGCCGTGTGGGCAGCGACCTTAACCCGCACGACCATGCTCCTCCACGCCAGGATGCCGGGCCTCGTCTGCTCCACGAGCTGTCACGTTTTCCCGGGAGGACATGGACGATGGAAAGACGATGTGTTAATTCACCGTCGCGCTCATGGGCAGCCACACCGGGACCCGACGGTGTGGGTATTCCTGGCGCATCAGGTCAATCACTCCCCCAAGCATCTCATCCCCCGAGAAAACGGAAATGAATCATTTCAAGACGTATGGCTTCGCCGTGATGGCAATTGCTTTCAGCGCGTGCGGCCCTGCTCCCGAAGGAACGGAGCAGGCCGAGAGCGGCGTCGCGCGGACCGAGTCGGCGCTGACGAAGGCCATTCCGAACACGACGTGCGTGGTCGAGGCGACGGAGCCCTACACGTACGACAGCGGTCCGTACGCGAACAAGATCAGCGCCCAGGCGTCTGTCTGGGACTGCAGCCAGTACTACCCGATCATCTATGTGTGCTCCACCCTGGAGAAGAAGTCGGTGAGCAGCACGGGCGCCGTCACCTGGACGACGGTGCCGGGCAGCCGCAGCTGCTTTGGCGAGACGAACCTCGACTTCGGCGGTCAGACGGCCACCCCCAGCACCTACTCCGCGGGGACCTACCGCCAGCGCGCCGAGACGGCGATCAAGCTCAACGCGACGACGTGGACCCCGGCGCAGCCGTCGACCTGCGGCACGCTGTCCAGCAACGTTCCGTGCGCGTTCACCGCCGTGACCTCCGCTGGCATCGCGCTGTAATACGCGCCATCCAGGCGTGAGTCCCCGACAGTCCGGCTCGTGCCTCGCGCGTGGGCCGGACCCGTGGCACCTCAAGGTCCGGCGCGCAACGCTTCTCCCCGGGCGAACTGGAACAGCTCCTCGCGAATGCCGCTCGTGTCGAGCACGTTGTTGTGGTGCTTGCCCTCGAGGATGCGCACGGAGGCCCGGGGAAACAGCGTGCCCAGCTTCTGCCCCATGTCCACGGGGACGACGCTGTCCTGGGTCCCATGGACGATGAACACCGGCAGGTGGATTCCCGGCGCCTTGGATGCGGTATCGAACCGATCCTTCACCAGCAGCCTCGCGGGCGCCCACGGAAAGAGCCTCGCGCCCAACTCCACGATGGAGGTGTAGGGCGTGATGAGCACCAGCCGCGAGCCGTGCCCTCGCCTCGCCATCTCCGCCGCCACCCCTGAGCCGATGGACTGCCCCTGCAACACCGTCCGCTCCGGGGGCACGCCCAGCTCGCGGTGCAGGTAGCCGAGCGCGGCCTCGGACGCGGCGTAGATGCCCTGCTCCGAGGGCTCCTCCTTCCCCTTCGCGATCCCATACCCCGGGTACTCCACCGCGAGGAACCCGAGCCCCGCCTCCTGGTAGCGCTGCGCCAGCCACGCCTCGTGGGCGAGCTGCTCGCCGTTGCCGTGGAAGTGCACCACCGTGGGGGCCTCGGGCGGCGCCGGGACGTGCAGCGCGTAGACCGTCGTGCCCTCCGGCCCCGGGATGCGAAGGAGCTGGGCTCCGAGCAGTTGTGGCTCGAGTGCGC
This DNA window, taken from Cystobacter ferrugineus, encodes the following:
- a CDS encoding alpha/beta hydrolase is translated as MILKIVVTLVVCYLAVCALLYFNQRHLVFPAPQGALEPQLLGAQLLRIPGPEGTTVYALHVPAPPEAPTVVHFHGNGEQLAHEAWLAQRYQEAGLGFLAVEYPGYGIAKGKEEPSEQGIYAASEAALGYLHRELGVPPERTVLQGQSIGSGVAAEMARRGHGSRLVLITPYTSIVELGARLFPWAPARLLVKDRFDTASKAPGIHLPVFIVHGTQDSVVPVDMGQKLGTLFPRASVRILEGKHHNNVLDTSGIREELFQFARGEALRAGP